The following proteins come from a genomic window of Melospiza georgiana isolate bMelGeo1 chromosome 3, bMelGeo1.pri, whole genome shotgun sequence:
- the LOC131080868 gene encoding uncharacterized protein LOC131080868, producing MPHTPGWGALPILLQEGLYSWNVSSRKVSVHCQPLPTELTPLWDALVVPGYSIQKNRAGDRGAVLPEGRLSAPALRPAASPRRGRRRAPGPGDAQRPPRRGCAACTASAALCARQEEEEKEEGGREREREAGGGREAGGEGALRGSAANFPSAAQQEQPPVPRSVTPAPAQCRAHWAASRGVPRSPNNPVRQGADDFFRALYFLQRENKNHLSDSTGLIWKGFRGASGPAEMLPMDTGGVVCCMLRRGDCALFATIAALEAVPPVGLAGLLLSFGWSPTEDPHLFYNHHDRQTEM from the exons ATGCCG CACACTCCTGGCTGGGGAGCGCTGCCCATCCTGCTCCAGGAAGGACTGTACTCCTGGAATGTCAGTTCCAGAAAGGTCTCAGTGCACTGCCAGCCTCTTCCTACAGAACTGACCCCGCTGTGGGATGCTTTAGTGGTACCCGGGTACTCCATCCAGAAGAACAGGGCAG GTGACCGCGGCGCGGTGCTCCCGGAGGGGCGGCTCAGCGCCCCGGCGCTCCGCCCGGCAGCATccccgcggcgggggcggcggcgggcacCGGGCCCGGGGGATGCACAGCGCCCGCCGAGAAGGGGCTGCGCCGCCTGCACCGCCTCGGCGGCACTGTGCGCtcggcaggaggaggaggaaaaggaggagggagggagggagagggagagagaggcaggcggagggagagaggcaggaggagaaggagccctGCGCGGCAGCGCGGCCAACTTTCCTTCTGCAGCgcagcaggaacagcctccCGTCCCTCGGAGTGTAACCCCCGCCCCGG CGCAATGCCGAGCGCACTGGGCTGCATCGAGGGGTGTTCCCCGCTCTCCTAACAATCCTGTGCGACAGGG GGCAGATGATTTCTTCAGAGCTTTGTATTTCCTACAAAGGGAGAATAAAAATCACCTCAGTGACAGCACAGGCTTGATATGGAAAGGCTTCAGAGGAGCTTCAGGCCCAGCTGAGATGCTGCCCATGGACACTGGAG GtgttgtttgctgtatgctaagaAGGGGAGACTGTGCCCTTTTTGCAACAATAGCAGCTttggaagctgtcccacctgtcggcctggctggacttctcctgagttttgggtggtctcccacagaagaccctcacctgttttacaaccaccatgacagacagactgagatgtaa